A portion of the Granulosicoccus antarcticus IMCC3135 genome contains these proteins:
- a CDS encoding 6-hydroxymethylpterin diphosphokinase MptE-like protein, which yields MNYYYEENTWGERFIPDLNRTVFQNASAASYFENELDFDLLEPNKLTIIVGSDSGLLYKYLCSQPIPASSRIIIIEPADVFEIVNEECQQWLSTQAPQTAEPVVSLHLVENLDSEVLNDSDTAFFFAGKIQQTQAKCATQDYQNIYYPLYREVREILATRAHVLQNRYSIKLYVEQQMNNCIDNHTPMRAQPDFGKDRVAVIMGGGPSLDDQLDWIVHNRSKIFLIAVSRICGKLHKLHLIPDMVVAVDSHPVTYAAAKMGTHWEHVPLASSYHVAHELLKQWRGPHYFLGYRYPWEAMNREPTDTVESVGPTVGHSAIVLAERLGFSTILLAGIDLCLNASGGSHAQGTPEAELLKLPGTYEARVTTYAGNQAGIPLGFYRGIDSLNTIGQEINQHSDKLFNLNIDAAKIPSIKYLNAKNVTLPESKPRFDTSEYAELTTDQLSALAKKLMGHKREFEKIKDIASKAKACIDQIYGKNGKPPNPEYHQRLDALEARLNKVSSYAIDTVRYFMAPEFAQLRKPSGFDAMEEDDMELWVRQYYKITHRGARYFQQALESSLETIELRKAEQSSTPDIDYLIKKWTDVKTPGRVSIFRENLLEYATDDQIILLQQSDSAYFQSLLTKDEVHEKLVVHNYGTIRKTMQSLRYLRDKKCVSDLQSYYEKLKDMEWPYGTIASFIKGNLAEINAENELSIEQYQKVIDNCGEQLNAGDETLESIGTLIEESLTNLTRIYLDQQDGDSAASTLGTLCEITPQYIPSYANLLNLLGNYESAVELLEIYLANFKHDYRAARQLVQLHKNMGNNEAHQKAVQLAEGIRNKNTLTTKAA from the coding sequence TTGAATTACTACTATGAAGAAAACACATGGGGTGAACGCTTCATACCAGACCTGAACCGAACCGTTTTCCAGAACGCCAGTGCCGCGAGCTACTTCGAGAATGAACTGGATTTTGACCTACTGGAGCCAAACAAGCTCACGATAATCGTTGGTAGCGACTCCGGCCTGCTTTACAAATACCTATGCTCTCAGCCGATTCCCGCAAGCTCACGCATTATCATCATAGAACCGGCAGACGTTTTTGAAATCGTCAATGAAGAATGCCAGCAATGGCTATCCACACAAGCCCCACAAACTGCTGAACCTGTCGTCAGTCTGCATCTAGTAGAAAATCTGGACTCGGAAGTACTGAATGATAGTGATACCGCCTTCTTTTTCGCAGGCAAGATTCAACAGACGCAAGCCAAATGCGCCACCCAGGATTACCAGAACATCTACTACCCGCTGTATAGAGAAGTCCGTGAAATACTCGCTACGCGGGCTCATGTCCTACAGAATCGATACAGCATAAAGTTGTATGTCGAACAGCAGATGAACAACTGCATCGATAATCACACCCCCATGCGTGCACAACCGGACTTCGGAAAAGATCGCGTGGCTGTCATCATGGGTGGGGGTCCGTCGCTGGATGATCAGCTTGACTGGATTGTTCACAACCGATCAAAAATATTCCTGATTGCCGTTTCACGTATCTGTGGCAAGCTGCATAAACTACACCTGATTCCTGATATGGTCGTTGCCGTGGACTCACACCCGGTGACCTATGCTGCCGCCAAGATGGGGACACACTGGGAACATGTGCCTCTGGCATCCAGCTACCATGTCGCTCATGAGTTGCTTAAACAGTGGCGAGGTCCTCACTACTTCCTGGGTTATCGATACCCATGGGAAGCGATGAACCGCGAACCGACCGATACGGTCGAATCAGTAGGACCGACGGTTGGACATAGTGCGATCGTACTGGCAGAAAGACTGGGCTTCAGCACCATCTTGCTTGCAGGCATTGACCTTTGCCTGAACGCAAGTGGAGGCTCGCATGCGCAAGGTACACCCGAAGCGGAACTCCTGAAGCTACCTGGCACCTACGAGGCACGAGTAACAACCTACGCAGGCAACCAGGCAGGTATTCCCCTTGGTTTTTATCGAGGTATTGACTCGCTGAACACTATCGGCCAGGAAATAAACCAGCATTCTGACAAGTTATTCAATCTGAACATTGATGCTGCAAAAATCCCCTCTATCAAGTATCTCAATGCCAAAAACGTCACCCTGCCTGAAAGCAAGCCCAGGTTCGATACCAGTGAGTATGCAGAACTGACAACCGACCAGCTCAGTGCATTGGCAAAGAAGCTCATGGGTCACAAGCGAGAATTCGAGAAAATCAAGGATATTGCTTCGAAAGCCAAAGCGTGTATTGATCAAATCTATGGCAAGAATGGCAAACCACCTAATCCTGAATACCATCAACGACTGGATGCGCTAGAGGCTCGCTTGAATAAAGTCAGTTCCTACGCAATCGACACAGTTCGCTACTTCATGGCACCCGAGTTTGCGCAGTTGCGCAAACCGAGCGGATTTGATGCGATGGAAGAAGACGACATGGAACTATGGGTGCGGCAATACTACAAAATCACCCATCGCGGAGCCAGATACTTTCAGCAAGCACTTGAAAGCTCGCTGGAGACCATTGAACTACGCAAGGCGGAACAGTCAAGCACACCTGACATTGACTACTTGATCAAGAAGTGGACGGATGTGAAAACACCTGGCCGTGTTTCAATTTTTCGTGAAAACCTGCTTGAATACGCAACCGACGATCAGATAATTCTTCTTCAACAATCTGATAGTGCCTATTTCCAGTCTTTGCTGACAAAAGACGAAGTCCACGAAAAACTGGTTGTACACAACTACGGTACCATCAGAAAAACCATGCAGTCTTTGAGGTATCTTCGCGACAAAAAATGCGTGTCCGACTTGCAATCCTATTATGAAAAACTCAAGGATATGGAATGGCCTTATGGGACTATTGCGAGTTTCATCAAAGGTAATCTCGCCGAAATCAACGCTGAAAACGAATTATCCATAGAACAGTATCAGAAGGTCATTGATAACTGCGGCGAACAACTGAACGCAGGCGATGAAACACTGGAATCGATTGGTACCTTGATCGAAGAATCGCTGACCAATCTGACACGCATCTATCTGGACCAACAGGACGGTGATTCAGCTGCCAGCACTCTGGGTACATTGTGCGAAATTACGCCACAGTACATTCCATCCTATGCCAATCTTCTGAACCTGCTAGGTAACTACGAATCTGCGGTGGAGCTGTTGGAGATCTACCTGGCCAACTTCAAGCACGACTATCGAGCAGCTCGACAACTGGTGCAGTTGCACAAAAACATGGGCAACAATGAAGCGCATCAGAAAGCGGTTCAACTGGCTGAAGGTATCCGCAACAAAAACACGTTAACGACCAAGGCCGCCTAG